The Daphnia carinata strain CSIRO-1 chromosome 1, CSIRO_AGI_Dcar_HiC_V3, whole genome shotgun sequence sequence CCGTCGCTGCCATCGTTATTCCATTCTCGCATGAAAGTAGTCTGGGACATTCCAGGTATACTTGACGCCACCCCCCTCCCACCCCCCACTAccctcatttgtttttgtttttgtttttttcctctaatTTGTTTATCCGGGTCGTTCAATGGCCTCTGAGCTAGAATGGGTAGGGCGCGTCACCACGAAATTTGATGATGTCACACATCGCGGGCTAATTTCGAATtgatgttttgttgttgttttcgtttagACGGTGTGTTGAAATAagaaattcttcatttttatttttgatcaTTTGGAAATAGGAATCCGAGCAACGGTTCGGGATTCAGCGATACGGGCTCGATGGAACGTCCGAAAATAGTTAGCAATTCCATTGGCGTCGCTGGAGCACCATCTGTCGGCTCgacgtcttcttcttcggcgAGTGCAAGTAACACGAACACGTCAACCTCTTCCGCTTCCAGCACAGGCACCGCAGACAAGcgcaaaaaattggaagaGCAAAGCAAAGAATCGAGGATCGATGCCAAGCAGGTGATTGATGACCTCATCAAATCTGCTAATCTGGAACACGATGTTCACGCTGAAGGTACGTGGCCGTTTCATAATCAGAAATagtagggtttttttttatttttttatgctgaaacattttttgttttttcctagTGTCCGGATTGCAATTAAAAGATATCACCAAAAACGCACAATCGAACCAGTGGGATCATGGTGGTAAAGGCAAAGTTTATGGCGGGATATGGTGATGTGTTTGAACAGCGCAAAGTAAATGAAATCATTGCGTGAGCATTAGGAAAAACAAACTGGTCATATCCacgtacacaaaaaaaaaatggggaacggttgttttaaaaaaaagaaaagaaagccaTCGAATTCTTTTTAAACTTCCCGATGTTGAATGCCTTGTTagttccaaacaaaaaaagaaaggtgattttgaggatttttttgttttctaattaatTTCTTATCGCTCTCGTCGTTTGTCGTTTCGTGACGCTGTATTAATTAATCCTaattggaggaaaaaaaaaatatgaataataattcaattgGCGGATGGCAATgtccgaaaaaaagaaactaattaTTTCTCCTAAGTGTTCCGTCTCGCCTCTCGTTATCGCCgatatttttgcaaaaaagggaaatcaaatatttgtttttcttcattttatttttgcgcaATCCGTTACGTGTCATTTATTTGCCGGCCAACGCCCTTTTTCAATGTCGTCGATCACGGGCGCCTCATTGCTTCgatatgttttgaaaaataacagcgcaaaagaaaactaaaatcgGCCACGGTCGTCCATAAGTCGCCATTTGGAATCATTTCTCTTATCTTTCCGGTCGTTTCGCTCCGCATGCGTGCACAACAATCCGAAGGACAGGCAACAACAAAGTCCCTATATCTCCCCACttgtttttccaattttctttcctgttgTTTGTCATCAATTGTTAtatatttaattatatatatGCTGTGTACTGTACGTCTCGCCTATAAAAgcccaaataaaaaaataaagaaaaagtgttgacctcattttctttctttttttttaaatagtactattattttatttcggTTCAATAGACGTGGACAAGTCGTTCAATCAAGGCGGGTTAGAAAAGCGGCAAAGAGAAACACTTGAAGTGCGTCTGTGTGTGAAGAGGGATGCGAAGATTGAATTGACACACGTTTGCTGGCCATCAATCAAGTCGGGTACAACTATACCCCTgtattgaaaaaggaaaacaatttaAGTTAAATAACATTTTCTATTGACTTGTTACCACGTATAGACGCTGGTGTTGATTACTTACTTTTATTTGTTCGTTGATGGTGGTGTAACTGGTCTTTATTTATACCGTTCCAACTGTTACGTACTGTATGAATCGATTGGATCACCATAGCGATAAAAGGTTTTGAGTTGGCGGTCAGATAAAGGGTGGCAAACACGATCCCTTCGGCTATAGATTTCGTGTTCGCACGAATGCCATCCTCTCTTACTGGTTCTTATCGATATCGCCTACTATTTCGACCGTTTGTTGCAAATAGAGCGAGACTGGTTTCAATCACCGgccattccttttttttttatgccctCTTGTTCAATCCGTCTGGTTCGATAGTCTCTTTCGATCatgatcgttttttttttttttgcttctgtttTTACAACTTTCTAAACTTTTATTCGCTTACAGCATTGCATCGATAAGTCACGTTAACTGCTGATGAAATCTTGTTGTCGGATTTGTCtcgctttattttgttttgtgttgttcttcCTTGTTCCGATTTCACCTTGAACATTTCCAGATTCTCCATGCATTTGAAACTAGGCGGAAAAGCTTCGCATTTCAAACGCGGGTCTCCATATTGGGTGAGGCTCCCgatctgtctctctctctccgaaCCGTCTGTATCTGTTTAGTATTTTACCAACATTTCCATAATGCCAACAGCCAAGTTCAAGGAGGACGTGTATCGTCGAGGACTGCGCGCAAATTTTGcaacaatattaaaaaaaacaaaaagaaaaaacaagaaatccaattccaaaatcaaattaaatctTGTTGCACTTCTTGGCTCGTCGCTCACGTTACGCCGCCTACTTGTTTGATACATCGGGTGCATGCCTGATGTTTTTGTTGCATTTACAGGACAGGTCAGTTCGATAGggataagaaaaattatatataaGGCTACTGTATACATTAAATCCGCCCTAGAGATATCCGGACATGGATCAGGTCGTGCCTTTCGGCTCAGCAGCCTTGACATCCGTACTTTGATTTTCATTCCTAAACGAAAAAGACACACAAAGCAAAAGGAGATGAAGCGGATATAAGCCTACAGTATGTGTGTAGGGTCTCTCTTGGGCTGGGACACTGTGCGGAAGGAGGCGTGACGACCTGCTGGCCATGTCACAGCAGGAGCAAGCGCAACAGCGGCTCTTTTTCTCTATTGGAAATCAGGCATACAGCTTCGTGGCATGGAGCGATAGAAAAAGAACTATTGCAAATGTCTTTTCGAGGTAAAACATAGAAGAACGCTCGGAAATGGACGAAGGCCATGAAGAGACATTGAAAGAAGGATTGAGAGAACAGTCGACTCATACCCTGCCTCCTCACTACACCGcttcccctcctttttttttttttttttttttttttagtttcgaATGGTTCGTCTTGTGGTGTCGTTTGAAATTATTGTAGTGATGGacgtgaaaaaacaaaacaagaagagtGGTGCGCGAATAATGTGAAATGACAACAGGTTTGTGTGTTAGTTGAAATGTCGACTCGGAACACTAGCGTGAATAGTAGCAGCGAATCCGCCTGTCAACTGATGAACGAACATTTCGATATCACAACGGGTGTCATCGTTTCGTGCAACTTACTCATCTCGTTGTTTGCCACTTTTGGCAATCTCCTCGTCATTGTGGCTGTGGTTCGTTATTCCATCCTACGGACGCCTACCAATCATTTCGTGGCCGCTCTCGCGCTGGCCGATCTCTTGGTCGGACTCGTCATTCCGTTCTACGTTTCATTCTATTTCGATCTACCCGATTACGCTTGCAACCCGACCATTTGCCAAATTAAGAACTTTGTAGCCATGTGGACGACGTTGTGCTCTTTCATGTTACTCATCGGCGTCGCGCTCGATCGCTATGTGTCCATTATTCATCCGTTGGCGTATCCAAGGCTCGTCAGTCGACGGATCTCACGATCCATTGTCgcttttgtttgtctttatGTCACTGGCTTTGTGAGTTTACCCTACCTTTGGACTGGAGCCCTTAAGGATTTAACAGTCATGACCGAGTGTGATTTGGTCTACATCTCGGCCGCCAGCTACGCCATTTTGTTCTGCGCCCATTTGGCTCTCTCCCTCACCGTCACCACTTTACTTTACGCTCACATTTTCAGGGAGGCTTGGCGCCAGAATCGTCACCATCTGCATCGCGAGGCCAAAACCGCTCTCATGATGGTATGCacatttttcaatatctaattAGTtatttccccgttttttttatttttttaaaccgtaTCACTTTTAAACTTGTATACCATTAGTTTCTGATTGTTATTTCAAGATCTTTAAAACAGGAAGAATTATAGTTCCGAAAGTAGATATACAAGGCAACAGTTTATGTCGTTAATGACCTTTCACGATTTGCATAAGAATCTTCCAGGTAGTTGATTATTGTGCGCATCACGTGCACTGacttttattacattttttcacgaagcataagaaaaaaactaataacgcaacattcgtttatttttttctatgtcATCCGAATTTCTACCCACGACAAAAACACAGGTGTTAATCTTCGGAGTGAACATCGTGAGCACTTTACCTTATCTGATCGTGGTCGGCATCCGATACAGACACAACGAACAAATCGACCAAACGGCACTCAGCCGCGCTAAAAAGGTATTGTAGCAAGTTGAATGTTGACGCAAACAAGGGTGAAACTAAAAGGCCGCACGCACGGCTGACGATCAAGAATTAACGAAATTTTACAAGGGGGGAAAGTTTATCCAaactcgttttatttttttaaaggacaaaATAGCAACTTTCGATCTGCAATAAAACGATAATAAATAACTATAGAGAGCTACCTCTGGCTTTGATGTTAAGCACTCTTCGCTTGAAGTCTGTTCGATCCACCGAAAGATTCGAAAAGTTTTCTCTTGTACTAGCTCCTTGTATAGCCTTGGTGAACTCGTTTACCAAATCCTCCAAACAAAGTAAGATAATCCAACTTTATCAGACCATGTcggaaatataaaaacaaaaacatgatcGATACAGCTACGTGCATCCCGCAAACGTTCTTGATATGAATGG is a genomic window containing:
- the LOC130692594 gene encoding adenosine receptor A2b-like yields the protein MSTRNTSVNSSSESACQLMNEHFDITTGVIVSCNLLISLFATFGNLLVIVAVVRYSILRTPTNHFVAALALADLLVGLVIPFYVSFYFDLPDYACNPTICQIKNFVAMWTTLCSFMLLIGVALDRYVSIIHPLAYPRLVSRRISRSIVAFVCLYVTGFVSLPYLWTGALKDLTVMTECDLVYISAASYAILFCAHLALSLTVTTLLYAHIFREAWRQNRHHLHREAKTALMMVLIFGVNIVSTLPYLIVVGIRYRHNEQIDQTALSRAKKVVMILYFGKSAINPLIYGWKNREFRLAFARLLRYVPCSKWAMERSLSSMEVAAGMGSRAGSIQQSERRRSSKIYQLELPPIEWTMNANELPGEYLQQAPFAADEHHVTHL